A genome region from Clostridium sp. JN-9 includes the following:
- a CDS encoding fructose-1,6-bisphosphatase: MAFYTDKDIDKIEKDLRYLNLLAKQYPTISAAGTEIINLQSILNLPKATEHFISDIHGEYESFTHMLKNASGVIKRKIDDVFGNSLMEKEKTRLATLIYYPEQKLEIIKQTEENLDDWYRITMYQLIQLCKNVSSKYTRSKVRKALPKDFSYIIEELLHEQGDKIDKHDYYEEIIKTLIDIDIADEFIIAISKVIQKLVVDRLHIIGDIYDRGPGAEIIMDALMNHHSIDIQWGNHDIIWMAAAAGSKACIANVLRISLRYANLNTIEDGYGINLLPLATFAIDHYSDDQCKSFKPKTIDKTLSKNDINLIAKMHKAISVIQFKLEGQIIKSHPEFNMDNRLLLDKIDYEKGTINLYGKVYTLNDNKFPTVNKENPYELTPEETDLVEKLTRSFTNSDKLQRHIKFLYSKGSMYLVFNSNLLYHGCIPLNEDGSFTKIKIGNVFYSGKSLLDRLDRIARDSYFSKKGSKAKKFGMDMMWYLWCGPDSPMFGKDKMTTFERYFINDKETHIENRNPYYKYRDDVDLSIRILKEFSLDPETSHIINGHIPVKTKEGESPIKANGKLLVIDGGFCRAYQPETGIAGYTLIYNSYGLLLISHEPFESTEKAIVDEKDILSSSTILEQAVKRKTVGDTDIGKDLKKQISDLKMLLIAYRKGLIKENV, translated from the coding sequence ACATATGCTGAAAAATGCTTCAGGTGTCATAAAGAGAAAAATCGATGATGTGTTTGGTAACTCCTTAATGGAAAAGGAAAAAACAAGGCTTGCTACATTAATTTATTATCCTGAACAAAAACTTGAAATAATCAAACAAACAGAAGAAAATTTAGATGACTGGTACAGAATAACCATGTATCAGCTCATTCAGTTATGCAAAAATGTTTCATCAAAGTATACAAGATCTAAAGTCAGGAAAGCACTTCCTAAAGATTTTTCATATATAATAGAGGAACTGCTTCATGAACAGGGAGATAAAATAGATAAACATGATTACTATGAGGAAATAATAAAGACTTTAATTGACATTGATATTGCTGATGAATTCATAATAGCAATTTCAAAGGTTATTCAGAAACTGGTAGTAGACAGACTTCATATTATAGGAGATATATACGACAGAGGACCTGGAGCAGAAATTATTATGGATGCCCTTATGAATCATCATTCAATAGATATTCAATGGGGAAATCATGACATTATATGGATGGCTGCTGCAGCAGGTTCAAAAGCATGTATAGCTAATGTACTGAGGATATCTTTAAGGTATGCCAATTTAAATACTATAGAGGATGGTTATGGTATAAACTTACTTCCGCTGGCTACCTTTGCCATTGATCATTATAGTGACGATCAGTGTAAAAGTTTTAAACCTAAAACTATTGATAAAACATTGAGTAAAAATGATATTAACCTGATAGCAAAGATGCACAAAGCCATTTCAGTTATTCAATTTAAATTAGAAGGACAGATTATAAAATCTCATCCCGAATTTAACATGGATAATAGATTACTTTTAGATAAAATTGATTATGAAAAGGGTACCATAAATTTATATGGTAAAGTATATACTCTAAACGATAATAAATTTCCAACAGTAAATAAGGAAAATCCATATGAATTAACCCCTGAGGAAACGGATTTAGTAGAAAAATTAACCCGTTCTTTTACAAACAGTGACAAGCTTCAAAGGCATATTAAATTTTTATATAGTAAGGGCAGTATGTACTTAGTTTTCAATTCAAATCTGCTTTACCACGGCTGCATTCCATTAAATGAAGATGGAAGCTTTACTAAGATAAAAATAGGAAATGTATTTTACAGCGGGAAATCTCTTCTTGACCGCCTTGACAGAATTGCAAGAGATTCATACTTTTCAAAAAAAGGTTCTAAAGCTAAAAAATTCGGCATGGATATGATGTGGTACCTATGGTGCGGGCCTGATTCCCCTATGTTTGGCAAGGATAAAATGACAACCTTTGAAAGATACTTTATAAACGATAAGGAAACTCATATAGAGAATAGAAACCCCTATTACAAATACAGGGATGACGTTGATTTAAGCATAAGGATATTAAAAGAGTTTTCACTTGATCCTGAAACTTCACATATAATAAATGGACATATACCAGTAAAGACTAAGGAAGGAGAAAGTCCAATTAAAGCTAATGGCAAGCTATTAGTAATAGATGGAGGCTTTTGCAGAGCCTATCAGCCTGAAACAGGTATTGCCGGCTACACTTTAATATACAATTCCTATGGACTTCTTCTTATTTCCCATGAGCCATTTGAATCCACAGAAAAGGCTATTGTAGATGAAAAAGATATCCTGTCTTCATCTACAATACTTGAACAGGCAGTTAAAAGAAAAACTGTAGGCGACACTGATATAGGAAAAGATTTAAAAAAGCAGATCTCAGATTTAAAAATGCTGCTCATTGCATATAGAAAAGGTCTTATTAAAGAAAATGTGTAG
- a CDS encoding lysophospholipid acyltransferase family protein yields MNKKLWYAYFAGYMIYTTVYKIKYKMLKKKSAEEAERYLYSKTVQMSNFILKKTKTATKITGIENIPQGPCVFISNHQGIFDGFLFFGFINKPIGFIAKKEIKKLPLISGWLEMLHTVFIDRENIRESVKAINAGVENVKRGYSMIIFPEGTRSLGGKMKEFKRGSMKLAFNAGVPVVPVTIEGTYKVLETGNHVTGNKLHMVIHKPIDVTKLSKEEKSNFAVTVHDIIETELNKILDENKNV; encoded by the coding sequence ATGAACAAAAAATTATGGTACGCTTATTTTGCAGGTTACATGATATACACAACTGTGTATAAAATAAAGTATAAAATGTTGAAGAAAAAGTCAGCTGAGGAAGCAGAAAGATATCTTTACAGTAAAACTGTACAAATGTCTAACTTTATATTGAAAAAAACTAAAACTGCTACAAAGATTACTGGCATTGAAAATATACCACAGGGACCATGTGTATTTATATCAAATCATCAGGGTATTTTTGATGGATTCCTGTTTTTTGGATTCATAAACAAACCTATTGGATTCATTGCAAAGAAGGAAATAAAAAAACTTCCTCTGATTTCAGGATGGCTGGAAATGCTTCATACTGTTTTTATAGACAGAGAAAATATAAGAGAGTCTGTTAAAGCTATAAATGCAGGAGTGGAAAATGTTAAGAGAGGATATTCCATGATAATTTTCCCGGAAGGTACCAGAAGCCTGGGCGGAAAGATGAAGGAATTTAAAAGAGGAAGCATGAAACTGGCCTTTAATGCAGGTGTACCTGTGGTGCCGGTTACAATAGAGGGAACATACAAGGTACTTGAAACTGGAAACCATGTTACAGGGAATAAACTTCATATGGTTATACATAAACCTATTGACGTAACAAAATTATCAAAAGAGGAAAAATCAAATTTTGCTGTAACTGTTCATGATATTATAGAAACTGAGCTGAATAAAATTTTAGATGAAAATAAAAATGTGTAG
- a CDS encoding VWA-like domain-containing protein: MEENLNFEALRRELYSEAVSWVKPEEEINEQFKRKFLKLIELCTLSMMSGEDNFFAYFMMNVSKHIKLDLPAAAGTISNISGFEMFFNPKIFLSCSVLQMDAIIKHEIYHIINQHYKREKALRKKYSKLAVNLAMDVSINQYIKNIPPWSNTLETVGMAYNVDLKVGKTMEEYAYDIDGAINLLKDKKIKTEALNITDHNPQINEQLHDIWHKSWSNMTEDEIDALTKKTALQSAKGSVPQQIDKYIKDAGKEPHIRWQDYLKKIAGTMPEGRRKTTTRRNRRQPDRLDLPGTLSRKVTEITIAIDISGSISQNEFYQSIREVFSIIKNQNHEITIIECDSEIKRIYKVRNVRQVKEKVNTRGATAFSPVIEYMNMHGNMSSILLYFTDGLGEKELKIKPKNYRIIWVLTGKGKELSIKHSYGRVLRLSNVEYEEPDIFYAKNELKEIRAEWAR, from the coding sequence ATGGAGGAAAACCTTAATTTTGAAGCATTAAGAAGAGAATTATATAGTGAAGCAGTATCCTGGGTGAAACCAGAGGAAGAGATAAATGAACAGTTTAAAAGAAAGTTTTTAAAGCTTATTGAACTATGTACTTTATCTATGATGAGTGGAGAGGATAATTTTTTTGCATACTTTATGATGAATGTAAGCAAACATATAAAATTAGATTTACCTGCAGCTGCAGGCACAATTTCCAATATTTCAGGATTTGAAATGTTTTTTAATCCAAAGATCTTTCTTTCATGTTCTGTTCTGCAGATGGATGCAATCATAAAACATGAGATATATCATATAATAAATCAGCACTATAAAAGGGAAAAAGCTCTTAGAAAAAAATACAGCAAGCTGGCTGTAAATTTAGCTATGGATGTAAGCATAAATCAATATATAAAAAATATTCCACCTTGGAGTAATACTTTGGAAACTGTTGGAATGGCTTATAATGTGGATTTAAAGGTTGGTAAGACCATGGAAGAATATGCATATGATATAGATGGGGCAATTAACCTGCTTAAGGATAAAAAAATAAAAACTGAGGCTTTGAACATTACAGATCATAACCCACAGATCAATGAACAATTGCATGATATTTGGCATAAGTCATGGAGTAATATGACAGAGGATGAAATTGATGCATTAACAAAAAAAACTGCACTTCAGTCTGCAAAAGGAAGTGTTCCTCAGCAGATAGATAAATATATAAAGGATGCAGGAAAAGAGCCTCACATCAGATGGCAGGATTATTTAAAAAAGATAGCAGGTACAATGCCTGAAGGCCGCAGAAAAACCACTACCAGAAGAAATAGAAGGCAGCCTGACAGGCTTGATCTGCCTGGGACTCTATCTAGAAAAGTAACAGAAATAACCATAGCCATAGATATCAGCGGCAGCATTAGCCAGAATGAATTTTATCAAAGCATCAGAGAAGTATTTTCAATTATAAAAAACCAGAATCATGAAATAACTATAATTGAATGTGATAGTGAAATAAAAAGAATATATAAGGTTAGAAATGTAAGGCAGGTTAAGGAAAAAGTAAACACCAGAGGTGCAACAGCTTTTTCACCTGTAATTGAATATATGAATATGCATGGAAACATGAGCAGCATACTTTTATATTTTACAGACGGCCTTGGTGAAAAAGAGCTTAAGATAAAACCAAAAAATTACCGCATAATCTGGGTATTAACAGGAAAAGGGAAGGAACTATCTATAAAGCATTCCTATGGCAGGGTATTAAGATTATCAAATGTAGAGTATGAAGAACCGGATATTTTTTATGCAAAAAATGAATTAAAAGAAATAAGAGCTGAATGGGCAAGATAG
- a CDS encoding AAA family ATPase: MNFNDVLMTVELVLKSKAVPMIVGESGIGKTALAKELAKRNNYYYVNIDGNMLKEGEIGGLPTVEEHDMIIGNTKVKRKVTTYAIHSKFLDINNVIELDSKREILLFIDELNRCEHSVQQELMNIILNREINGYVLPENVHVIAAMNPSANNDGFSSTDYQVVDMDPAQEDRFVWVEMDTDVKAWIQWGMDEGKINNQVLEFIAAFPEYLHTPYAESSIKATPRSWERVSNAYEVYLNDKEHVPGRILFNVIKGNVGQNIAQDFMNFIKNYNNPMIEPQELLKGEEISSELRDKIQSETPSRLYLMSKNALNYINELQERKKEILIFCKVLNLYSNDLKMAIMKEIKNKYPEKLYKEFLDQDEFINGYFDMYKNFED, from the coding sequence ATGAATTTTAACGATGTACTAATGACAGTGGAGCTGGTTCTAAAAAGCAAAGCAGTTCCAATGATAGTAGGGGAAAGCGGAATTGGTAAAACAGCTTTGGCTAAAGAATTAGCAAAAAGAAATAATTATTATTATGTAAATATTGATGGAAATATGCTTAAAGAAGGTGAAATAGGCGGTCTGCCTACTGTGGAAGAACATGATATGATAATTGGTAACACTAAGGTTAAAAGGAAGGTAACCACTTATGCAATTCACAGCAAATTTCTGGACATAAACAATGTAATTGAACTGGACTCTAAAAGGGAAATACTGCTTTTTATAGATGAGCTGAATAGATGTGAACATAGTGTTCAGCAGGAGTTAATGAATATTATATTAAACAGGGAAATAAATGGATATGTACTGCCTGAAAATGTACATGTAATAGCTGCAATGAATCCTTCTGCTAATAATGATGGGTTTTCCAGTACTGACTATCAGGTGGTAGACATGGACCCTGCCCAGGAAGATAGATTTGTATGGGTTGAAATGGACACTGATGTTAAGGCGTGGATTCAATGGGGCATGGATGAAGGGAAAATAAATAATCAGGTATTGGAGTTTATTGCAGCATTTCCGGAATATTTACATACACCTTATGCAGAAAGCAGTATAAAGGCTACACCAAGAAGCTGGGAAAGGGTTTCAAATGCATATGAGGTTTATTTAAATGATAAAGAGCATGTTCCAGGAAGAATATTGTTTAATGTAATAAAAGGTAATGTGGGACAAAATATTGCGCAGGATTTTATGAATTTTATTAAAAACTATAATAATCCTATGATTGAACCGCAGGAACTGTTAAAAGGGGAGGAAATTTCCAGTGAGCTGCGGGATAAAATCCAAAGTGAGACGCCTTCCAGGTTATATTTAATGAGTAAAAATGCATTGAATTACATTAATGAATTACAGGAGAGAAAAAAAGAAATTTTAATTTTCTGCAAAGTACTTAATCTTTATTCTAATGATCTTAAAATGGCTATAATGAAGGAAATTAAAAACAAATATCCTGAAAAGTTATATAAGGAATTTTTGGATCAGGATGAATTTATTAATGGCTATTTTGACATGTATAAAAATTTTGAAGACTAA
- a CDS encoding DUF4116 domain-containing protein, translating to MEDMEAVKKNGALLKYIKNPSKEIIMEALKSNVWSFEYIKNPDEEMCLYAVEKAWNILKVIKDPSYDVIVKAVNSKGWAIQFVNDPSQEIQRMAIEKDWDSIKFIKKPDKDIQLLAVNKNWHAIKYIENADEEVENSAVCKNEEAVNYINELNQSKIENFIYLNIKVLKYVGGSVSEGDIKRILKKKFIDEKINKKYISDYIESKTITFNKNKFIRLYASKKAKRIFVDCNLEY from the coding sequence ATGGAAGATATGGAAGCTGTGAAAAAAAACGGTGCTTTATTAAAATATATAAAAAATCCATCAAAGGAAATAATCATGGAAGCTTTGAAATCCAATGTATGGTCCTTTGAATACATAAAAAATCCTGATGAAGAAATGTGCCTTTATGCTGTAGAAAAAGCCTGGAACATTTTAAAGGTAATTAAAGATCCATCCTATGATGTTATAGTTAAAGCAGTGAATTCAAAGGGCTGGGCTATACAATTTGTTAATGATCCATCACAGGAAATTCAAAGAATGGCTATAGAAAAGGATTGGGATTCTATTAAGTTTATAAAAAAGCCAGACAAGGATATACAATTATTAGCAGTGAATAAAAACTGGCATGCAATAAAATATATTGAAAATGCTGATGAAGAAGTGGAAAATTCAGCTGTTTGTAAGAATGAAGAAGCAGTTAATTATATTAATGAACTAAACCAAAGTAAAATTGAAAATTTTATTTATTTAAATATAAAGGTATTAAAATATGTTGGAGGCTCCGTAAGTGAAGGTGACATAAAGAGAATATTAAAGAAAAAGTTTATAGATGAAAAAATAAATAAAAAGTATATATCAGATTATATTGAAAGCAAAACAATTACATTTAACAAAAATAAGTTTATTAGATTATATGCAAGCAAAAAGGCCAAAAGAATTTTTGTAGACTGTAATTTAGAGTATTAA
- a CDS encoding response regulator transcription factor — protein sequence MNNEQNKTILLVEDEKSIRGFIKINLQRNDFLVIEAASGEEALSKMHTQKIDLAILDVMLPGIDGYHVCKEIREAYPQVGIIMLTAKSQDMDKIIGLEFGADDYMIKPFNPLELVLRVKALIRRTGNTTDNSSENILIHGPFKIEVDAQRAYKNDIELDLTPKEYMLLKIFIENAGKALKRDDLLDMAWGYNFMGDSKLVDVNIRRLRSKIEDDASNPTFIETVWGTGYRWHKN from the coding sequence ATGAATAATGAACAAAATAAAACTATATTGTTAGTTGAAGATGAGAAATCAATTAGAGGATTTATAAAAATAAATTTACAGAGAAATGACTTTTTAGTAATTGAAGCAGCAAGCGGTGAAGAAGCTTTAAGTAAAATGCACACTCAGAAAATAGATTTGGCCATTCTTGATGTTATGCTTCCTGGAATAGATGGTTATCATGTTTGTAAAGAAATAAGGGAAGCCTATCCACAAGTGGGCATTATAATGCTTACAGCTAAGAGCCAGGATATGGATAAGATTATAGGTCTTGAATTTGGTGCTGATGACTATATGATTAAGCCTTTTAATCCACTGGAGCTTGTACTTAGAGTAAAAGCACTAATAAGACGTACAGGTAATACTACAGATAACAGCAGTGAAAATATTTTAATCCATGGTCCTTTTAAAATTGAAGTAGATGCTCAAAGAGCATATAAAAATGACATAGAGCTTGACCTCACTCCTAAGGAATATATGCTTTTAAAAATATTTATTGAAAATGCAGGCAAAGCTTTAAAAAGGGATGATCTGCTGGATATGGCATGGGGATATAATTTTATGGGTGATTCAAAGTTAGTTGACGTAAATATAAGAAGATTAAGATCTAAAATTGAAGATGATGCCTCAAACCCAACCTTTATTGAAACTGTATGGGGAACTGGTTACAGATGGCATAAGAATTAA